A region of the Oncorhynchus nerka isolate Pitt River linkage group LG9a, Oner_Uvic_2.0, whole genome shotgun sequence genome:
AATGATAACTCCTTGTTGCTCTATCTACCTATTTGCATTTGCAGAATTCGACTTCATATCTGAGTGTATCTGTGCTCTTGTTACCCTAGGATCCCTCTGGTGAAGCATAAGTCAATCCGTGAGAGAATGATGGAGAAAGGAGAACGCCTGCCCTACCAAGACCCCGCTCTCAAATACTTTCCTAGCGAGTTCGCTGGCTCCGCCACCATGTACATCAACAACTACGCCGACGTACGAACATGCTATAATACACAAGCTTATGGTCTATCTAGAATGTTACTCAATGTCCTGTCTATATCTGTCTATGTCCACAGTAGTCTATTTTCATATTCCAGAATGAAATTCTATGATGTAGGCGAACATAGAAAATGTGAATTCTAGGTCTAACTAGATAACAACCATGTCAAGATAACATCTAACTCCATGAAGTAGAGTCTAAACCACGCCAACCACTCTAGATCTGATGCGTTGTTGTATGAATGGATTAGCAGCCCCTCTCTTTTGTCAACTATACTTTCCCTGTTGTGTTTTCCAGACCACCTACTATGGAGCCATCACCATCGGTACTCCCCCCCAGTCCTTCCAGGTGTTGTTTGACACTGGCTCTGCCAACCTGTGGGTTGACTCTGTACTCTGCAACACTCAGGCCTGCAGTGAGTACAGCTGGATAGCTTCATGACAATATTACAACTATCTACTATGTGTATCAATTAACTACTACTTCCTCAACAGTAAATGTTACtaactgtactactactactacttttactactaTCAGATATATTTAAGTCCAATATCACTTCTACACACTTCCCAGATAAATACATTGTAGACAGTATATTTCCTCTTTAAGTTGTTTGTGTCCCTTCCTCCTGCAGACACCCACACAAAGTTCAACCCCAGCAGTCGTCCACCTACTCAGCTAATGGGCAAACTTTCTACCTGCCCTACGGAGCTGGCAGTCTCAGTGGAGTCTTCGGATACGACACCGTCAACGTGAGTCCCACCATAACAACCTTACAAATACTTAACTACTTCTACCACAGTTATTCTTCACTACATGCAATAAAAAGCCACAACAGTACCTGTACTTCCATTCTAATAAAACCAAAGAGTTtccatgatgctgagtgagtgtgtgtttgtcaccTCTTTAGGTCGGTGGTattgtcatcaacaaccaggAGATTGGTCTGAGTACTGACGAGCCAGGTCAGAATTTTGTTGTGGCCCAGTTTGATGGTATCCTTGGCCTGTCCTACCCTTCCATCTCAGCCGGACAAGAGACTCCCGTCATGGACAACATGATGTCTCAGAACCTTCTGCAGGCTAACATATTTGCATTCTACCTGACCAGGTCAGTACTCCTACCATCACTTATACCACATATCTACCACTACTTACCACACATATACCACTACAGATGTCAGCTCTTAATTGGACTGCTTTCATCAcaggaggaaaataatcctgcagaagGAGGATTTGAATATCTGAAGAATGATTTAGAACTGTTCCAGTGGGCAGCTGGAAGCGTGTTTGTACACAAAGCAGTACCGTACCTACATTCTACCTTATGTAGGCTACGTGAAGGCTACGGCGTGTCTCGTGTTCATTCTTACGTGGATTAGAATAAACGGCCATATTCTTAGGGGGTAGATGTATTTTCGTTGGGGAAAATATGTTGTTTTACATGAACTGTTTTATTATATATGTTGAAGGAAAGCAATAGGCAGAATTAATCATTGTTTTCCTCAAATCCTGTGTGATCCAGAGGTTACAGCCACTGACCCCGGCACATATATGTCAGAGTCGGCATGGGTTCATATTCGGCCCACTGCCCTTTGACTCATGGATCAATGTCTATTTTTGACACATTCATTTTGCGTGGTTACATGattaaaacagaaacaactcaaGGGTTAACAGTTCAGGAATTAATTCAGTTAAGTTTAGGGCTATGGTTTGGGGaaggcttaaaacaaaataaaacaaaatgaaGCGCCTATGTATCATCAGTATTCAGAATATTCTTAACGCTCGCTAGAGCATTGTGATCTGCCATAAGCAGCTCACTCCGAACCTCATGAGTTTGCATCCAGTGCCGAGTGATCTAGTGACCAGCCTGAGACGACATTAAACCAACAAGTTAATTGCATTTATTTAAATGTGTTCAAGAAGTAAAATGAGTCAACAAAATCATCTTCGATAGGCTCAAATGTATGAACAACTTGAGAGCTTTAATGAAATATTGAAAAGGCACACAGTACAGGCTTCCAATTCACACCAAGGACTAGAACTATAATCACAAATAATACATAGCCGAACTATAAAACACGGACAAGCGTCCACCCTGGAGGAAGGTTTATCGTTCTATAGTAGGCCTACATCTGTCAATCAGATGGCCCAAATCAGCTCATCATCTCAGCCAGGGAACAAACAGTAGCTGTTGTCACACTTCATTGCCGCTCCCTAAAGTATGATGTCAGTGTTACCTTAGTCCTGCTTGCAACCAAAGTGTTTCAAGATATGTTCACCCTCTGGTCGGTATTGTCATCAGAACAACAGAGTACTTTTTGAACAGACTACGGGTGATTTATCTATTTGAAAAGCATTCcatacaatagaaataaagtATCCACTGTTGGGAATTGACACGACACTAATGTTGGTGTAGCCCTTACTTAATATTTTATTGGTTTCCTATTCATGTTATCCAAAAGTGTCTGATATGGTCATTTATAATTAAGATCAGGGATTAAATATCCCTAGACTGTCCAtttttaacatgtgtaaataaatCTAGTAAATTGGGGGGATTGAGATATTTGTGCCAGAAAGGTACGGCCTGGGAATGGTAGGGTTATACGTGCTCGCTGAAGGCAGAAGCCCTAACCCACTTCACCCCACGATTTAACTCAATTTTGAACTTAGGACACACTTGAAACTTCTCATAGCCTAGTGGAGACCAATATCGATCTTCTGTTAATACGCTATATCAAACGACGGTTGTTTATGTATATGACTGCATTTCAGATACAAGTTTGTACATTTGAATGTTGCAGTAATTTGACCCAGACCTAACGTTTCAGCGAGCGAGAGGATTTTGATATTTAAATAGCAAGCCCTGATAGAATGCCCCAGCATGGACAGAAAGACAACTGCTCTTTTTACAGGGACCCACAAGGCTCATTTGTATTTCCTGATGCAGCAGAAAAATGAGCAGTGACAAAAAAGTGATCAAGttaagatccaacatctgtaCCCCTACGACTACTTACCACACATATAATGTACTACTACCAGATTTAATTATGAAATACACACAGATATCACAGAACCTTCTGCAAGCCAATTTGTTCACCTTCTAGTTGACCAGGAAATATACTTTAAAAATTTACTTAATTA
Encoded here:
- the LOC115134188 gene encoding LOW QUALITY PROTEIN: gastricsin-like (The sequence of the model RefSeq protein was modified relative to this genomic sequence to represent the inferred CDS: inserted 1 base in 1 codon); this encodes MKCLVIVLVCAVLAEGIHRIPLVKHKSIRERMMEKGERLPYQDPALKYFPSEFAGSATMYINNYADTTYYGAITIGTPPQSFQVLFDTGSANLWVDSVLCNTQACNTHTKFNPXQSSTYSANGQTFYLPYGAGSLSGVFGYDTVNVGGIVINNQEIGLSTDEPGQNFVVAQFDGILGLSYPSISAGQETPVMDNMMSQNLLQANIFAFYLTSDGQQGSELSFGGVDNTKYQGQIYWTPVTSQTYWQIGIQGFQINGQETGWCGQGCQAIVDTGTSMLTAPRQIMGTLMQSIGAQQDQYGQYTVNCNQINSLPTLTFTINGVNFPLPPSAYIQQNNQVCSVGITPTYLPSQNGQPLWILGDVFLMQYYSVYDRTGNQVGFATAA